The proteins below come from a single Arthrobacter sp. B1I2 genomic window:
- a CDS encoding multifunctional oxoglutarate decarboxylase/oxoglutarate dehydrogenase thiamine pyrophosphate-binding subunit/dihydrolipoyllysine-residue succinyltransferase subunit: MPEQPSHRLPEEFGGNEWLVDELYEQYQQDKNAVDAKWWPLFESFDSGNGSSSNGNSAHAAHPPTRELPVVKTAPAAPAPSPAAAPAAAAPASPAAAAPAAPAAAQAPVKKAPATEARDGGKKTEAGTGSQPIPAQLPKNVKAPTAPEEDVVSVLRGPAKAIATNMVTSLQVPTATSVRAIPAKLLIDNRVVINSNLARARGGKVSFTHLIGYAVIRALSQFPSMNVYYDEVDGKPVAVQPAHVNFGIAIDMPKPDGTRLLMVPNIKKAETLNFAEFWHTYEDLIKRARNGKLTAEDHQGTTVSLTNPGGIGTVHSVPRLSKGQAAIIGVGALDYPAEFQGASEKIIAQNAISKVLTLTSTYDHRVIQGAGSGEFLKLVHQLLLGAQNFYDEIFEALRIPYEPVRWSPDLQVDPADEINKVARIQQLIHSFRVRGHLMADTDPLEYVQRKHPDLDVLTYGLTLWDLDREWPTGGFGGKPMLKFRDILGVLRDAYCRTTGIEYMHIQEPAERKWFQDQLEHPYSKPSREEQLRIVSKLNAAEAFETFLQTKFVGQKRFSLEGGESLIPLLDAIMSDAADNGLDEVAIGMAHRGRLNVLTNIAGKTYAQVFREFEGTQDPRSVQGSGDVKYHLGTEGTFTSDNGKETKVYLAANPSHLEAVDSVLEGIVRAKQDRLDQGESFPVLPIMVHGDAAFAGQGVVAETLNLSQLRGYRTGGTIHIVVNNQVGFTTAPSSSRSSTYSTDVAKMIQAPVFHVNGDDPEAVVRIGQLAYEFRQRFHKDVVIDMVCYRRRGHNEGDDPSMTQPLMYNLIEAKRSVRKLYTESLIGRGDITEEEAEQLLRDYQERLERVFAETHAAQTSPIPIVTADSAAVSDIERPMAQQSDSSVSAPASTAISTETLARIGKAHVEIPDGFTVHPKLKQLLEKREQMSREGGIDWGFGEIAAFGSLIMEGVPVRLAGQDSRRGTFVQRHAVFHDRANGKEWLPLGNLSDDQAKLWIYDSLLSEYAAMGFEYGYSVERPDALVLWEAQFGDFVNGAQTIIDEFISSAEQKWGQRSSLVLMLPHGYEGQGPDHSSARIERFLQLCAEDNMIVANPTTAASHFHLLRRQAYSRPRKPLIIFTPKQLLRLKAAASSVEDFTTGTFRPVIGEHEQLPATAVERVLLVSGRLYYDLLSTRQKTGDKTTAIVRVEQLYPLPHEEIAAELAKYPNAEVVWAQDEPANQGPWPFIGLNLPEMLDRRVRLVSRPASASTAAGSMKRHAAEQDVLLKQAFARK; encoded by the coding sequence GTGCCAGAGCAGCCAAGCCACCGTCTACCAGAGGAATTTGGCGGAAACGAGTGGCTCGTGGACGAACTGTACGAGCAGTACCAGCAGGACAAGAACGCAGTGGACGCCAAGTGGTGGCCGCTCTTTGAATCCTTCGACTCGGGCAACGGTTCTTCTTCCAACGGAAATTCGGCGCACGCCGCCCACCCCCCTACCCGGGAACTCCCTGTCGTAAAGACGGCACCCGCTGCTCCGGCACCGTCGCCGGCCGCAGCCCCTGCCGCTGCTGCCCCTGCGTCACCCGCAGCCGCTGCCCCGGCCGCTCCCGCCGCGGCCCAGGCACCTGTCAAGAAGGCCCCTGCCACGGAAGCGCGCGACGGCGGCAAGAAGACCGAAGCCGGAACCGGCTCACAGCCCATTCCGGCGCAGCTGCCCAAGAACGTCAAGGCCCCCACCGCACCGGAGGAGGACGTCGTCTCCGTCCTCCGCGGACCGGCCAAGGCCATCGCCACCAACATGGTCACCAGCCTCCAGGTGCCCACCGCCACCAGCGTCCGCGCGATTCCGGCCAAGCTGCTCATCGACAACCGGGTGGTTATCAACTCCAACCTGGCACGCGCCCGCGGCGGCAAGGTCTCCTTCACGCACCTCATCGGCTACGCCGTGATCCGCGCCCTGTCCCAGTTCCCGTCGATGAACGTGTACTACGACGAAGTGGACGGAAAGCCTGTTGCGGTCCAGCCGGCGCACGTCAACTTCGGCATCGCCATCGACATGCCCAAGCCCGACGGCACCCGGCTGCTCATGGTCCCGAACATCAAGAAGGCCGAGACCCTCAACTTCGCCGAGTTCTGGCACACCTATGAGGACCTCATCAAGCGGGCCCGCAACGGCAAGCTCACAGCCGAGGACCACCAGGGCACCACGGTCTCCCTCACCAACCCCGGCGGCATCGGCACGGTGCACTCGGTACCGCGCCTCTCCAAGGGCCAGGCGGCCATCATCGGCGTCGGCGCCCTTGACTACCCCGCCGAATTCCAGGGCGCCAGCGAAAAGATCATCGCGCAGAACGCCATCAGCAAGGTCCTCACCCTGACCTCGACCTACGACCACCGGGTCATCCAGGGCGCAGGCAGCGGCGAGTTCCTCAAGCTGGTGCACCAGCTGCTGCTGGGTGCACAGAACTTCTACGACGAGATCTTCGAAGCCCTGCGCATCCCCTACGAGCCCGTCCGCTGGAGCCCGGACCTGCAGGTGGATCCTGCCGACGAGATCAACAAGGTGGCCCGGATCCAGCAGCTGATCCACTCCTTCCGCGTGCGCGGGCACCTCATGGCGGACACCGATCCGCTGGAGTACGTGCAGCGCAAGCACCCGGACCTCGACGTCCTCACCTACGGCCTGACCCTCTGGGACCTGGACCGCGAATGGCCCACCGGCGGCTTCGGCGGCAAGCCGATGCTGAAGTTCCGTGACATCCTCGGGGTCCTGCGTGACGCCTACTGCCGCACCACCGGCATCGAATACATGCACATCCAGGAGCCTGCCGAGCGCAAGTGGTTCCAGGACCAGCTGGAGCACCCCTACTCCAAGCCCAGCCGCGAGGAGCAGCTGCGGATCGTCTCGAAGCTGAATGCTGCCGAGGCCTTTGAAACCTTCCTGCAGACCAAGTTCGTTGGCCAGAAGCGCTTCTCGCTGGAAGGCGGCGAGTCCCTGATTCCGCTGCTGGACGCCATCATGTCCGATGCCGCCGACAACGGCCTGGACGAGGTTGCCATCGGCATGGCCCACCGCGGCCGCCTGAACGTCCTGACGAACATCGCCGGCAAGACCTACGCCCAGGTGTTCCGCGAGTTTGAAGGCACGCAGGATCCGCGCTCCGTCCAGGGCTCCGGTGACGTGAAGTACCACCTGGGCACCGAAGGCACCTTCACGTCGGACAACGGCAAGGAAACCAAGGTCTATCTCGCCGCCAACCCGTCGCACCTGGAAGCAGTGGACTCCGTCCTCGAGGGCATCGTCCGGGCCAAGCAGGACCGCCTGGACCAGGGCGAATCTTTCCCCGTCCTGCCCATCATGGTCCACGGCGACGCTGCCTTCGCCGGCCAGGGCGTGGTTGCCGAAACGCTCAACCTGTCCCAGCTGCGCGGCTACCGTACCGGCGGAACCATCCACATCGTGGTCAACAACCAGGTCGGATTCACCACGGCCCCGTCGTCGTCGCGCTCGTCCACGTACTCCACGGACGTTGCCAAGATGATCCAGGCGCCGGTCTTCCACGTGAACGGTGACGACCCCGAGGCCGTTGTCCGCATTGGCCAGCTCGCCTACGAGTTCCGTCAGCGCTTCCACAAGGACGTTGTCATCGACATGGTGTGCTACCGCCGCCGTGGCCACAACGAGGGCGACGACCCTTCGATGACCCAGCCGCTCATGTACAACCTCATCGAGGCCAAGCGCTCCGTCCGGAAGCTGTACACCGAGTCGCTCATCGGCCGTGGGGACATCACCGAGGAAGAAGCCGAGCAGCTGCTCCGCGACTACCAGGAACGGCTGGAGCGGGTCTTCGCCGAGACCCACGCCGCGCAGACCTCCCCGATCCCGATCGTTACGGCGGATTCCGCTGCCGTGTCCGACATTGAGCGGCCCATGGCGCAGCAGTCCGATTCCAGCGTCAGCGCACCGGCCTCCACAGCCATCAGCACCGAGACCCTGGCCCGGATCGGCAAGGCACACGTCGAGATCCCCGACGGCTTCACCGTCCACCCCAAGCTCAAGCAGCTGCTGGAAAAGCGCGAGCAGATGTCCCGCGAGGGCGGCATCGACTGGGGCTTCGGCGAGATCGCGGCCTTCGGTTCCCTGATCATGGAAGGCGTCCCCGTACGTTTGGCCGGCCAGGACTCACGGCGCGGCACGTTCGTGCAGCGCCACGCCGTCTTCCATGACCGCGCCAATGGCAAGGAATGGCTGCCGCTGGGCAACCTCTCCGATGACCAGGCCAAGCTGTGGATCTACGACTCGCTGCTGTCCGAATACGCTGCCATGGGCTTCGAGTATGGCTACTCCGTGGAACGCCCGGACGCCCTGGTTCTCTGGGAAGCCCAGTTCGGTGACTTCGTCAACGGTGCACAGACCATCATCGACGAATTCATTTCCTCGGCAGAGCAGAAGTGGGGCCAGCGCTCCTCGCTGGTCCTGATGCTCCCGCACGGCTACGAAGGCCAGGGCCCGGACCACTCCTCGGCCCGGATCGAGCGCTTCCTGCAACTGTGCGCGGAAGACAACATGATCGTGGCCAACCCCACCACGGCGGCCTCGCACTTCCACCTGCTGCGCCGCCAGGCGTACAGCCGCCCGCGCAAGCCGCTGATCATCTTCACGCCCAAGCAGCTGCTGCGCCTGAAGGCCGCCGCCTCCTCCGTGGAGGACTTCACCACCGGCACCTTCCGCCCCGTCATCGGTGAGCATGAGCAGCTGCCGGCCACCGCCGTCGAACGCGTGCTCCTGGTCTCCGGCCGCCTGTACTACGATCTCCTGTCCACCCGGCAGAAGACCGGCGACAAGACCACCGCCATCGTCCGAGTGGAGCAGCTCTACCCGCTGCCGCACGAGGAGATCGCGGCGGAACTCGCCAAGTACCCCAACGCCGAAGTGGTGTGGGCCCAGGACGAACCAGCCAACCAGGGGCCGTGGCCTTTCATCGGCCTGAACCTGCCGGAGATGCTGGACCGCCGGGTCCGGCTGGTTTCACGTCCGGCATCCGCCTCCACTGCTGCCGGTTCCATGAAGCGCCACGCTGCAGAGCAGGATGTCCTGCTGAAGCAGGCATTTGCGCGGAAGTAA
- a CDS encoding hemolysin family protein: MEWLLLAAGLLLIAGTGFFVAVEFSLIALDQPTVQRAIDDGDAGAVPLLTCLKSLSTQLSSCQLGITLTTLLTGYVMEPSVGRLLEAPLAAVGLPDVAVQSVSLILAMVVATLLSMLLGELVPKNMAIALAFPVGRALAGPQLVFTAIFKPAILVLNGFSNKVLNVFGLEAKEEISGARTPAELASLVRRSAAMGTLDAGTANFIARTLDFSTRTAADVMTPRIRLETIDAGQPVSDVVDAARRTGYSRFPVIGDSADDIRGLVHVKKAVAVPWDRRRNLEAGAIMTEVLRVPETIHLDALLAELREGNLQLAVVLDEYGGTAGIATLEDLVEEIVGEVADEHDRVRPGLLQSASGDWYFPGLLRPDELSEQIPGLSVPDEAAYETVGGYVMSELGRIAVVGDTVPVGGGTLSVTRMDGRRIDRICFHPADEPAAQGANDRSKP, from the coding sequence ATGGAGTGGCTCCTCCTGGCAGCAGGCTTGCTGCTGATCGCCGGCACCGGATTCTTCGTGGCCGTCGAGTTCTCCCTCATCGCCCTGGACCAGCCCACCGTCCAGCGTGCAATTGACGACGGCGACGCCGGCGCGGTGCCGTTGCTCACCTGCCTCAAATCCCTGTCAACCCAGCTGTCCAGTTGCCAGCTCGGCATCACCCTGACCACGCTGCTCACCGGCTACGTCATGGAACCCTCGGTGGGGCGCCTCCTCGAGGCGCCGCTGGCCGCCGTCGGACTTCCGGACGTGGCAGTGCAGTCCGTCTCGCTCATCCTGGCGATGGTGGTGGCAACGCTGCTGTCCATGCTCCTGGGCGAGCTGGTGCCGAAAAACATGGCAATCGCGCTGGCGTTTCCCGTAGGCCGGGCGCTGGCCGGGCCGCAGCTGGTTTTTACGGCGATCTTCAAACCGGCCATCCTGGTCCTCAACGGCTTTTCCAACAAGGTCCTCAACGTTTTCGGCCTGGAAGCCAAGGAGGAAATTTCCGGCGCACGGACACCGGCGGAGCTGGCGTCGCTGGTCCGCAGGTCCGCCGCGATGGGAACGCTCGACGCCGGGACCGCCAACTTCATCGCCCGCACCCTGGATTTCTCCACCCGGACGGCCGCGGATGTCATGACGCCGCGCATCCGGCTGGAGACCATTGACGCGGGCCAGCCAGTCTCGGATGTGGTGGACGCAGCGCGCAGGACCGGTTACTCCAGGTTCCCCGTTATTGGTGATTCCGCCGATGACATCCGCGGACTGGTGCACGTCAAGAAGGCTGTCGCCGTGCCGTGGGACCGGCGCCGGAACCTTGAAGCGGGTGCCATCATGACGGAGGTCCTGCGCGTACCCGAGACCATCCACCTCGATGCACTGCTGGCCGAGCTCCGGGAGGGAAACCTCCAGCTGGCCGTGGTGCTTGATGAATACGGCGGCACTGCGGGCATCGCCACCCTTGAGGACCTCGTGGAGGAAATCGTGGGCGAGGTGGCAGACGAGCACGACAGGGTACGCCCGGGGCTCCTGCAAAGCGCCTCCGGCGACTGGTACTTCCCCGGACTCCTCCGCCCGGATGAGTTGTCCGAACAGATTCCAGGGCTGAGCGTTCCGGACGAAGCTGCATACGAAACCGTAGGCGGCTACGTCATGAGCGAGCTCGGCAGGATCGCCGTTGTGGGGGACACCGTCCCGGTGGGCGGCGGAACGCTCAGCGTCACCAGGATGGACGGCCGCAGGATCGACCGCATCTGCTTCCACCCCGCGGATGAACCTGCTGCGCAGGGCGCCAATGACAGGAGCAAGCCATGA
- a CDS encoding metal ABC transporter solute-binding protein, Zn/Mn family codes for MRRTAAASSFLAAFTGLGLLLGACSPQPAGTPASAQGINVVASTNVYGDIAKTVGGDKVNVTAIINSAGQDPHSYEATAQDRLTVSKAQLVIENGGGYDDFLHTLVEAGKLDSGSVLTAVEISGLAHPEEETPAAAGPAAEGSDAHDHGDFNEHVWYSLPAMERVADSIAEKLATLDPGSAAAFTANAETFKSSLSDLHSKLDARKGAAGGGQVAVTEPVPLYLLEDAGLKNATPQQYTAAIEEGSDVPPAAMKDATDLVASKTVRLLAYNAQTEGPQTEALKKAAEAAGVPVVDFTETLPEGKTYLQWMTDNVNNISKILETN; via the coding sequence GTGCGCCGTACAGCCGCTGCCAGCTCTTTCCTTGCCGCCTTTACGGGCCTTGGCCTTTTGCTGGGCGCATGCAGCCCCCAGCCGGCCGGGACGCCCGCTTCCGCGCAGGGGATCAACGTCGTGGCCTCAACGAACGTCTACGGCGACATTGCAAAGACAGTTGGCGGGGACAAGGTCAACGTCACCGCGATCATCAACAGCGCCGGCCAGGATCCGCACTCCTACGAGGCAACCGCCCAGGACCGTCTCACCGTTTCCAAGGCGCAGCTGGTCATTGAAAATGGCGGGGGCTATGACGACTTCCTCCATACCCTGGTGGAGGCCGGCAAGCTTGACAGCGGCTCGGTGCTGACCGCCGTCGAAATCTCCGGCCTTGCCCACCCGGAAGAGGAAACGCCTGCAGCGGCGGGGCCGGCGGCAGAGGGTTCCGATGCGCACGACCACGGCGACTTCAACGAGCACGTCTGGTACAGCCTGCCGGCCATGGAACGGGTGGCCGACAGCATCGCGGAAAAACTCGCCACGCTGGATCCCGGTTCTGCCGCTGCATTCACAGCCAACGCCGAAACCTTCAAGTCCTCCCTGTCCGACCTGCACAGCAAGCTGGACGCCCGCAAAGGCGCCGCAGGCGGGGGCCAGGTTGCAGTCACCGAACCTGTTCCGCTCTACCTGCTCGAAGACGCCGGCCTGAAGAACGCCACACCGCAGCAGTACACCGCAGCGATCGAAGAAGGCAGTGATGTCCCACCCGCCGCCATGAAGGACGCCACTGACCTGGTAGCTTCCAAGACGGTGCGGCTTCTGGCCTACAACGCACAGACGGAAGGTCCACAGACGGAAGCTCTGAAGAAGGCGGCCGAAGCCGCAGGCGTTCCGGTGGTGGACTTCACTGAAACCCTGCCTGAGGGCAAGACCTACCTGCAGTGGATGACGGACAATGTGAACAACATCAGCAAAATTCTGGAGACAAATTAA
- a CDS encoding metal ABC transporter ATP-binding protein has product MKSVVSLNGACLKFGQRTLWEDLDLEIRPGEFFAVLGPNGSGKTSFLKVLLGLQKLHSGQVSLGGRPVERGSSLIGYIPQQKSFPQDTPMRARDLVALGVDGHRWGFRLSAGKTNRRVDQLLELVGASDYAKVPVGQLSGGEQQRLRVAQALATDPQALLCDEPLLSLDLHHQQAVSALINKQSREHNSAVVFVTHEINPIIDYVDRVLYLAGGRFRVGTPEEVMTTEVLSDLYGSQVEVIHANGRIVVVGLPDATTHHHAAADALAREVA; this is encoded by the coding sequence GTGAAATCCGTCGTCAGCCTCAACGGGGCGTGCCTCAAGTTCGGCCAGCGCACGCTCTGGGAGGACCTGGACCTGGAGATCAGGCCCGGCGAGTTCTTCGCCGTCCTGGGCCCCAACGGCAGCGGCAAGACCAGCTTCCTGAAAGTCCTGCTGGGCCTGCAAAAGCTGCACTCCGGACAAGTGTCCTTGGGCGGACGGCCGGTGGAACGCGGCAGCAGCCTGATCGGCTACATCCCCCAACAGAAGTCCTTTCCGCAGGACACGCCGATGCGGGCCCGCGACCTGGTGGCACTGGGAGTGGACGGGCACCGGTGGGGTTTCCGGCTTTCGGCGGGCAAGACAAACCGCCGGGTGGACCAGCTCCTGGAGCTGGTGGGCGCCTCCGACTACGCCAAAGTGCCGGTTGGCCAGCTCTCCGGCGGAGAACAGCAGCGGCTCCGGGTAGCGCAGGCGCTGGCCACCGATCCGCAGGCGCTGCTCTGCGACGAGCCGCTGCTGTCCCTTGACCTGCACCACCAGCAGGCAGTCAGCGCCCTGATCAACAAACAAAGCCGCGAACACAACAGCGCCGTTGTTTTCGTCACCCACGAAATCAATCCCATCATCGACTATGTGGACCGGGTCCTGTACCTGGCAGGGGGACGGTTCCGGGTGGGGACGCCGGAAGAGGTGATGACCACGGAAGTGCTCTCGGACCTGTACGGCAGCCAGGTGGAGGTGATCCACGCCAACGGGCGGATCGTCGTCGTTGGCCTTCCCGATGCAACCACCCACCACCACGCCGCGGCCGACGCCCTGGCGCGGGAGGTTGCGTAA
- a CDS encoding metal ABC transporter permease has product MDADSILGAIFNFDNYGELLVLVQNSIWAGAILGLLGGLVGTFVMKRDLAFAVHGISELSFAGAAFALLVGADVVFGSLIGSVAAALLLGLMGVRARDKNSTIGVIMPFGLGLGILFLSLYQGRAANKFGLLTGQIVSVDTVQLQALAGTAVVVMAVLLAIWRPLNFASVDPELAEARGVPVRTLAIVFMVLLGVSVALSIQVVGALLVLALLITPAAAALRVTSSPVAAVVLSVVFAVAATVGGILLALGGRIPISPYVTTLSFLIYVVCRAISSVRDARGINGRVLTASRQP; this is encoded by the coding sequence ATGGACGCCGACAGCATCCTGGGGGCCATCTTCAACTTTGACAACTACGGCGAACTGCTGGTGCTGGTCCAGAACTCCATCTGGGCGGGCGCCATCCTGGGGCTCCTTGGCGGCCTCGTAGGCACATTCGTCATGAAGCGCGACCTTGCCTTCGCGGTCCACGGCATCTCTGAACTTTCCTTCGCGGGCGCTGCCTTTGCCCTGCTGGTCGGCGCGGATGTGGTGTTTGGCTCGCTCATCGGATCAGTGGCGGCAGCCCTGCTGCTGGGCCTGATGGGAGTCCGGGCAAGGGACAAGAACTCAACCATCGGGGTGATCATGCCATTCGGCCTGGGACTCGGAATCCTGTTCCTGTCCCTCTATCAGGGCCGCGCCGCGAACAAGTTCGGGCTCCTCACCGGGCAAATCGTCTCCGTGGACACCGTCCAGCTCCAGGCGCTTGCCGGCACGGCCGTCGTCGTCATGGCCGTCCTGCTGGCCATCTGGCGGCCGCTCAACTTCGCCAGCGTGGATCCCGAGCTCGCCGAGGCGCGGGGAGTCCCGGTCCGCACGCTGGCCATCGTGTTCATGGTCCTCCTGGGGGTCAGTGTGGCCCTGTCCATCCAGGTGGTTGGCGCCCTGCTGGTGCTTGCCTTGCTGATTACCCCTGCGGCCGCGGCACTGCGGGTCACGTCCTCTCCGGTAGCGGCGGTGGTCCTGAGCGTCGTCTTCGCGGTGGCTGCAACGGTGGGCGGCATCCTGCTGGCATTGGGCGGCCGGATCCCCATCAGCCCCTACGTCACCACGCTGTCATTCCTGATCTACGTCGTGTGCCGCGCCATCAGCTCGGTGCGCGACGCGCGGGGGATCAACGGGCGGGTCCTTACAGCTTCCCGGCAGCCTTAA
- a CDS encoding Fur family transcriptional regulator, giving the protein MPIGVKADSAAPSPAGGGREQRVTKQRKAVSAALDHLDDFVSTQELYRILQNQGVSVSLATAYRILQSLADEGLVDVLRNGDGEAVYRRCAVTAHHHHLLCRNCGKAVEVEAPAVETWAVRTAAEHGFTEVDHTVEIFGLCPDCTALKAAGKL; this is encoded by the coding sequence ATGCCGATCGGCGTCAAGGCTGATTCCGCCGCCCCATCCCCGGCAGGAGGCGGCAGGGAACAGCGCGTTACCAAGCAGCGCAAGGCCGTCAGTGCGGCCCTGGACCACCTGGACGACTTTGTCAGCACGCAGGAGCTGTACCGGATCCTGCAGAACCAGGGCGTATCCGTTTCACTCGCCACCGCCTACCGGATCCTGCAGTCCCTCGCCGACGAAGGCCTGGTGGATGTGCTGCGCAATGGCGACGGCGAGGCGGTGTACCGGCGCTGCGCAGTGACCGCCCACCACCATCACCTGCTGTGCAGGAACTGCGGGAAGGCAGTGGAGGTGGAAGCGCCCGCCGTCGAAACGTGGGCGGTGCGCACGGCCGCCGAGCATGGATTCACCGAGGTGGACCATACGGTGGAGATTTTCGGCCTGTGCCCCGACTGCACCGCCCTTAAGGCTGCCGGGAAGCTGTAA
- a CDS encoding MBL fold metallo-hydrolase → MKLTKYTHACVRLEKEGGVLVLDPGTFSESAEALSGAQAVLVTHEHADHIDTKAVVAALESNRDLALYAPEGVAGQLRGETPAAADRIHSVEPGQSFQAAGFDIRSFGGQHALIHPQIPVVANIGFLVDGNVYHPGDSFIIPDGIKVQTLLVPLHAPWSKSAEVVDFVIGVRAPRAFQIHDGLLNENGLGIVEGHVKRIGAKYGTEYRHLAARESVEV, encoded by the coding sequence ATGAAGCTGACCAAATACACCCATGCCTGTGTCCGGCTCGAGAAGGAAGGCGGCGTCCTGGTCCTCGATCCCGGCACCTTTTCCGAATCGGCCGAGGCGCTGTCGGGGGCGCAGGCGGTCCTGGTGACGCACGAACACGCGGACCATATTGATACCAAAGCCGTGGTGGCCGCCCTGGAATCGAACAGGGATCTGGCACTTTATGCGCCGGAAGGCGTTGCCGGCCAGCTGCGTGGGGAAACTCCCGCTGCCGCGGACCGCATCCACAGCGTGGAACCCGGCCAGTCCTTCCAGGCCGCCGGCTTCGACATCCGCAGTTTCGGCGGCCAGCATGCCCTGATCCACCCGCAGATCCCCGTGGTGGCCAACATCGGCTTCCTGGTGGACGGCAACGTCTACCACCCGGGGGATTCCTTCATCATCCCGGACGGCATCAAGGTCCAGACCCTCCTGGTCCCGCTGCACGCGCCGTGGAGCAAGTCGGCCGAGGTGGTGGACTTCGTCATCGGGGTGCGGGCACCGAGGGCGTTCCAGATCCATGACGGGCTGCTCAACGAGAACGGCCTGGGCATCGTTGAAGGCCACGTCAAACGGATCGGCGCCAAGTACGGCACGGAATACAGGCACCTGGCCGCCCGCGAGTCCGTAGAGGTCTAG
- a CDS encoding PLP-dependent cysteine synthase family protein, producing the protein MTIEGSTGKNHGGTDRDWADRAIRTITAENNRSADTHLYSVPLPEQWGIQLYLKDESTHRSGSLKHRLARSLFLFGLVNGWIREDTTIVEASSGSTAVSEAYFAQLLGLPFVAVMASTTSREKIALIEKFGGSCLLVENASDVYSIAEEVAATSNGHYMDQFTFAERATDWRGNNNIAESIFGQLSLEQHPVPEWIVAGAGTGGTSATIGRYLRYHSHPTRLLVVDPENSAFYPGWLGETAERPTGLPSRIEGIGRARMEPSFIPTVIDRMVQVPDAASVAAMRHLNFFAGLHAGPSTGTNLWGVWQTVAQMLSEGRQGSIVSLMCDGGERYAGNYYNQDWLASQGLDPAPYEAVISRFLDTGEWTGAAA; encoded by the coding sequence GTGACGATCGAGGGCAGCACCGGTAAGAACCATGGCGGAACGGACCGGGATTGGGCCGACCGTGCCATCCGCACCATCACGGCCGAAAACAACCGCTCGGCGGACACCCACCTGTACTCCGTGCCCTTGCCCGAACAGTGGGGCATCCAGCTGTACCTCAAGGACGAGTCCACGCACCGCTCCGGCAGCCTGAAGCACCGGCTGGCCAGATCCCTGTTCCTGTTCGGGCTCGTGAACGGCTGGATCCGCGAGGACACCACCATCGTGGAGGCCTCCAGCGGCAGCACGGCGGTCTCGGAGGCATACTTCGCCCAACTGCTGGGCCTCCCCTTCGTCGCGGTGATGGCGAGCACCACCAGCCGCGAAAAGATCGCGCTGATCGAGAAGTTCGGCGGTTCCTGCCTGCTGGTGGAAAATGCTTCGGATGTCTACTCGATAGCCGAGGAAGTGGCTGCCACCAGCAACGGGCACTACATGGACCAGTTCACGTTCGCCGAGCGGGCCACGGACTGGCGGGGGAACAACAACATCGCCGAATCGATCTTCGGCCAGCTCAGCCTGGAACAGCACCCGGTGCCGGAATGGATCGTGGCAGGCGCCGGCACCGGTGGAACCAGCGCCACGATCGGCCGGTACCTGCGCTACCACAGCCATCCCACACGGCTGCTGGTGGTGGATCCGGAAAACTCCGCGTTCTATCCCGGATGGCTGGGGGAAACAGCCGAACGTCCCACCGGGCTGCCGTCGAGGATCGAAGGCATTGGCCGGGCCCGGATGGAGCCGAGCTTCATCCCCACCGTGATCGACCGGATGGTCCAGGTGCCGGACGCCGCGTCGGTTGCCGCGATGCGGCACCTGAACTTTTTCGCCGGGCTGCACGCCGGTCCGTCCACCGGCACCAACCTGTGGGGAGTCTGGCAGACAGTGGCGCAGATGCTCTCCGAGGGCCGCCAGGGCAGCATCGTGTCGTTGATGTGCGACGGCGGCGAACGGTATGCGGGCAACTACTACAACCAGGACTGGCTGGCTTCCCAGGGGTTGGATCCGGCGCCCTATGAAGCGGTGATTTCGCGCTTCCTGGACACCGGGGAGTGGACCGGCGCCGCAGCCTAG